The DNA window ATGTGACGCCGATCCTCGGCGGCTATCTGGCCGATAAGCTGTTAGGCAACCGGATGGCGGTCATGCTCGGCGCGCTGCTGATGGCCATTGGCCATCTGGTGCTCGGGGCCAGCGAAACCGCCCCGGTCTTCCTCTACCTGTCGCTGGCGATCATCGTCTGCGGCTACGGGTTGTTTAAATCCAACGTCAGCTGTCTGCTGGGCGAGCTGTACGAACCCGCCGATCCGCGTCGCGATGGCGGTTTCTCGCTGATGTATGCCGCGGGCAATATCGGCTCGATCATCGCGCCGATCGCCTGCGGCTACGTCCAGGAGGAGTATAGCTGGGCGATGGGCTTTGCCCTGGCGGCCATCGGCATGGTGGCGGGACTGGTGATTTTCCTCTGCGGCAACCGTCACTTCCAGCATACCGCCGGCGTGAACCGCCAGGCGCTGTGCGCCCGTCGCTTCCTGCTGCCGAACTGGGGCTGGCTGCTGGTGCTGCTGGTCACTGCTCCGCTGCTGATTGCCGTGCTGTTCTGGCAGGAGTGGTCGGTATATGCCCTGATCGTGGCCACGGCCATTGGCCTCGCGGTGCTGGCGCGGATCTACCTGCGCGCCGAGACCGATAAACAGCGCAAGGATCTGCGCCTGATCGTCGTCCTGACCGCTTTCAGCCTGCTGTTCTGGGCCTTCGCCCAACAGGGCGGCAGCTCCATCAGCCTGTATATTGACCGCTTCGTTAACCGCCATATCATGAGCTACGAAGTCCCTACCGCTATGTTCCAGTCGATCAATGCCTTCGCGGTGATGCTCTGCGGCATGGTGCTGGCGTGGCTGGTGAAAGAGAGCGTCGGCGGTAATCGCACCGTGCGCATCTGGGGAAAATTTGCCCTCGGTCTGGGCCTGATGAGCGCCGGGTTCTGCATCCTAACCCTCAGCGCCCGCTGGTCGGCGGCCTATGGTCAGTCGTCCATGCCGCTGATGGTGCTGGGGCTGGCGGTGATGGGTTTTGCCGAACTGTTTATCGACCCGGTCGCGATGTCGCAAATCACCCGCATTGAGATCCCGGGGGTCACCGGGGTGTTGACCGGCATCTATATGCTGCTCTCCGGGGCTATCGCCAACTATCTGGCCGGCGTTATCGCCGACCAGACCTCGCAGGCGTCATTCGACGCCGCCGGGGC is part of the Klebsiella quasipneumoniae subsp. quasipneumoniae genome and encodes:
- a CDS encoding MFS transporter, which encodes MKTTSSQPRAIYYVVALQIWEYFSFYGMRALLILYLTNQLKYDDNHAYALFSAYCSLVYVTPILGGYLADKLLGNRMAVMLGALLMAIGHLVLGASETAPVFLYLSLAIIVCGYGLFKSNVSCLLGELYEPADPRRDGGFSLMYAAGNIGSIIAPIACGYVQEEYSWAMGFALAAIGMVAGLVIFLCGNRHFQHTAGVNRQALCARRFLLPNWGWLLVLLVTAPLLIAVLFWQEWSVYALIVATAIGLAVLARIYLRAETDKQRKDLRLIVVLTAFSLLFWAFAQQGGSSISLYIDRFVNRHIMSYEVPTAMFQSINAFAVMLCGMVLAWLVKESVGGNRTVRIWGKFALGLGLMSAGFCILTLSARWSAAYGQSSMPLMVLGLAVMGFAELFIDPVAMSQITRIEIPGVTGVLTGIYMLLSGAIANYLAGVIADQTSQASFDAAGAMNYSIDAYINVFSQITWGALACVGVVLVIWLYHSLKVRTRRLAVE